CCCACCGTGCCGCGGCCCAGGCCGCGCGCCGCGTCGTGTGCCTCACGCAGCAGCGCGAGCGAGACCCCGAAGCTCGCGTTGGCCGCCTCGGTGCCCGCGATGGACTGGAACACCAGGTCCACCGGCGCGCCGCGGTGGATCAGGTCGAGCGTGGTGGTCACGTGCGCCAGCACGCAGCTCTGCGCCGGGAGCGCGAGCCGCAGCCGCAGCGCGTCGAGCATCTCGAGCAGCACCCGGACGGCCTCCGGATCGTCGCTGGCCGGGTTGATGCCGATGACCGCGTCGCCGTTGCCGTAGAGCAACCCGTCGAGGAGGCTCGCCGCGATGCCGCGCGGGTCGTCGGTGGGGTGATTGGGCTGCAGCCGGGTGGCGAGCCGGCCTTCGAGCCCGAGCGTGGTGCGGAAGGCGGTGACCACCCGGCACTTGCGCGCCACCAGCACCAGGTCCTGCACCCGCATCAGCTTGGTCACCGCGGCGACCATCTCGGGGGTGAGGCCCGGCGCGAGGGCGGTCAGCGCGGCCGCGTCGGTGTGGTAGTCGAGCAGCCAGTCACGGAAGCCACCCACCGTCAGGTGCGCCACCGGGCGGAACGCCGTCGCGTCATGGCGGTCCACGATGAGGCGGGTGACCTCGTCGGTCTCGTAGGGAATGACCGCCTCGTTGAGGAAGGCGGTGAGCGGCAGGTCGGCGAGCGCGAGCTGCGCCGCCACCCGTTCCTCCGCGCTCGCCGCGGCGAGGCCGGCCAGCTCGTCGCCGGAGCGGCGTGGCGTGGCGCGGGCCAGCAGGGTGCGGAGGTCGGCGAAGCGGTAGCGGGTGCCGCCGACCGAGTGGGTGTGCATCGCCGTGGAGTCTCCCGGGGTGGACCGCGCGCGCCACCGGCGCGCCTCAAGGATGGGCCGCGAGGGGGATCGCCGTCAATCGAGGGCTCGCGCCCCGCCCCGGGCGGTGGCTACCTTCCCCGGCAATTCCCTCCCCCGAGAGCACCCGTGTCCCGTGCCGCCCTGCTGCTCCTCTCGCTCGCCGCGCTGCCCGCCACCGCCCAGGCCCCCGGCGCCCTGATGCCGCTGCCCGTGCAGCTGCGCTGGGACCCAGGCGTGCTGCCGCTCGACTCGACCCTGACCGCCCGCGTCGTGGCCAGCCCCGACGATCGGCTGGAGCGCGGACTGGCCCGCGCGCTGGGCCGCCTCGGCCGGCGCATCGGGCAGCGGGTGGCCACCGGCGCGGGCACCGATCCCGCCGCGCGGCTGGTGGTGACGGTGGCGAGTCCCGGCCAGGCGGTCCAGACCCCGGACGAGGACGAGTCCTACGACCTCAGGATCACCCCCGAGCGCATCGAGCTCACGGCCCCGACGACGGTGGGCGCCCTGCGCGGGCTGGAAACCCTGCTGCAGCTGGTGGCCCCCGCCCCGGGCGGGTTCCAGCTCCCGGCGGCGACCATCACCGACCGGCCCCGCTTCCGGTGGCGCGGGCTGCTGCTCGACACCAGCCGCCACTTCATGCCGCCCGCGGTGGTCAAGCGCACGCTCGACGGCATGGCGGTGGTCAAGCTCAACGTGCTGCACTGGCACCTCTCCGACGACCAGGGCTTCCGGGTGGAGAGCCTCCGGCATCCGCGGCTGCACCAGGCGGGGTCCGACGGCCTCTACTACACCCAGCAGGAGCTCCGGGAAATCGTGGCCTACGCCCGCGATCGCGGCATCCGCGTGGTCCCCGAGTTCGACATCCCCGGCCACGCCACCAGCTGGTTCGTGGGGTACCCCGAATTCGCCAGCGCGCCGGGCCCCTACACCATCGAACGGCGCTTCGGGGTCTTCGAGCCGACCTTCGACCCGACCCGGGAAGAGACCTACGCGTTCATCGACAGCTTCATCGGCGAGATGACCACGCTCTTCCCTGACCCGTACTGGCACATCGGCGGTGACGAGGTCGACCCGACGCAGTGGAACCAGAACCCCCGCATCCAGCGCTTCAGGCGCACCCGGAACCTGCGCGACAACGAGGCGCTGCAGGCCCACTTCAACGAGCGGCTCGGCCGGATCCTGACGAAGTATCACCGCCGCATGGTGGGCTGGGACGAGATCCTGCACTCCACCCTCCCCTCCGGCACCGTGATCCAGTCGTGGCGCGGTACGGAGTACCTCGGCCAGGCCGCCCGGCAGGGGCTGCGCGGCATCCTCTCGGCGCCGTACTACCTGGACCACATGCGGACGGCGGCGGAGGTCTACGTGGT
The Gemmatimonadota bacterium DNA segment above includes these coding regions:
- a CDS encoding ethanolamine ammonia-lyase subunit EutB, yielding MHTHSVGGTRYRFADLRTLLARATPRRSGDELAGLAAASAEERVAAQLALADLPLTAFLNEAVIPYETDEVTRLIVDRHDATAFRPVAHLTVGGFRDWLLDYHTDAAALTALAPGLTPEMVAAVTKLMRVQDLVLVARKCRVVTAFRTTLGLEGRLATRLQPNHPTDDPRGIAASLLDGLLYGNGDAVIGINPASDDPEAVRVLLEMLDALRLRLALPAQSCVLAHVTTTLDLIHRGAPVDLVFQSIAGTEAANASFGVSLALLREAHDAARGLGRGTVGRQVMYFETGQGSALSAGAHHGVDQQTCEIRAYAVARAFDPLLVNTVVGFIGPEYLHDGKQILRAGLEDHCAGKLLGLPMGCDVCYTNHAEADQDDMDALLTLLGAAGCTYIMGVPGADDIMLGYQSTSFHDALYLRQLLGLRPAPEFEAWLARMGICDAAGRLAPVNPRALPLGDAIAALAR
- a CDS encoding family 20 glycosylhydrolase; protein product: MSRAALLLLSLAALPATAQAPGALMPLPVQLRWDPGVLPLDSTLTARVVASPDDRLERGLARALGRLGRRIGQRVATGAGTDPAARLVVTVASPGQAVQTPDEDESYDLRITPERIELTAPTTVGALRGLETLLQLVAPAPGGFQLPAATITDRPRFRWRGLLLDTSRHFMPPAVVKRTLDGMAVVKLNVLHWHLSDDQGFRVESLRHPRLHQAGSDGLYYTQQELREIVAYARDRGIRVVPEFDIPGHATSWFVGYPEFASAPGPYTIERRFGVFEPTFDPTREETYAFIDSFIGEMTTLFPDPYWHIGGDEVDPTQWNQNPRIQRFRRTRNLRDNEALQAHFNERLGRILTKYHRRMVGWDEILHSTLPSGTVIQSWRGTEYLGQAARQGLRGILSAPYYLDHMRTAAEVYVVDPLPSGLKLTAEEEANILGAEACMWAEQVGAETVDSRIWPRMAALAERFWSAASVRDVPDMYRRLSQVSLELERVGLTQEGHTARMLRQLTGRRDNPLLEALLTATMPPSFGQRAQLQRPIQSTPLTRLVDAARPDPWLRSRLEQQARRVVADPAGAVEARAELQGAFAGWQTLGAAIRALADTVPLAADGIPAAVAMGELGRLGQEALDRRGAGGSDGAWGAAALARLDSLAQPQGLLRLAGVDAVRTLVRGTP